From a single Gimesia fumaroli genomic region:
- a CDS encoding DUF1559 domain-containing protein: protein MNKKRGFTLIELLVVIAIIAILIAILLPAVQQAREAARRSSCKNNFKQVGLALHNYHETHRSFPLSDHRDSGRGCSGGVWSQNAVYRYSWGAMILPFLEANAVYNNFDFSRNYNVTPSNSIDAVGATIPVFICPSDPQSDARCNRTGGINNGGPGNKDDLGRSNMAGVADSRDWECAANWGRTDGNGILYNNSNTKIRDVIDGTSNTLMVGEVTGGLPGSFDCNYWSVVNHIDTAGGINGPNTTPGNGTWSLRGQQASSWHVGGCHFLLADGSVHFVSENIDSGVLSAVTTRIGREAVSAFGQ from the coding sequence ATGAACAAGAAACGCGGATTTACACTGATTGAACTTCTGGTCGTGATTGCCATTATTGCAATCCTGATCGCGATCCTGTTGCCTGCCGTCCAGCAGGCACGCGAAGCTGCCCGCCGCTCCAGTTGCAAAAACAACTTCAAACAGGTGGGACTGGCCTTGCATAACTACCATGAGACACACCGCTCATTTCCTCTTTCCGATCATCGCGACTCGGGTCGTGGCTGCTCGGGCGGCGTCTGGTCTCAAAACGCGGTCTATCGCTATAGCTGGGGGGCGATGATTCTTCCTTTCCTGGAAGCCAACGCCGTCTATAACAATTTCGATTTCAGTCGAAACTATAATGTTACTCCCTCCAACAGTATTGACGCTGTCGGGGCCACGATTCCCGTCTTCATCTGTCCTTCTGATCCTCAATCGGATGCACGCTGCAACCGCACCGGGGGCATCAATAACGGCGGACCGGGAAACAAAGACGACCTCGGACGTTCTAACATGGCCGGTGTTGCCGACTCGCGCGATTGGGAATGTGCCGCAAACTGGGGCCGTACCGACGGCAACGGTATTTTGTACAACAACTCGAACACGAAAATAAGAGACGTTATTGACGGTACGAGTAATACGCTGATGGTCGGTGAAGTCACGGGAGGCTTACCCGGCTCATTTGACTGCAACTACTGGAGCGTGGTGAACCACATCGATACAGCGGGCGGCATTAATGGCCCTAATACGACTCCCGGAAATGGAACCTGGAGCCTGCGCGGTCAACAGGCTTCGAGCTGGCACGTCGGAGGATGTCATTTCTTACTGGCTGATGGGAGTGTGCATTTTGTGTCGGAAAACATTGATTCCGGCGTCCTGAGTGCCGTAACCACACGCATCGGACGCGAAGCGGTTTCCGCATTCGGACAGTAA
- a CDS encoding GntR family transcriptional regulator, translated as MYEVTENLADRAYRFIKQEMQEGTLVPGVQLVNRKLASKIGVSVIPVREAIHRLVSEGLVEHVPGAGAFVRNPNREDLEELYVLRDALESCAAAEAARYITPHQLDDLDALLVEFYEIRELIRGRSDGHATPAQFHRWLDCEEAFHEIVIDASRNRLIAKVIREHRAVSTVFESQRNSSKLLTLELAEKTCDSKQQLLEALRAGDGPLAREVMSAQIQRGCRDVLAFLRQQERRS; from the coding sequence ATGTATGAAGTCACCGAAAATCTGGCGGATCGTGCTTATCGATTCATTAAGCAGGAAATGCAGGAGGGGACGCTGGTTCCCGGTGTGCAGCTGGTGAATCGGAAACTGGCGTCGAAAATCGGCGTGAGTGTGATTCCGGTACGCGAAGCCATTCATCGGCTGGTGTCGGAAGGTCTGGTTGAGCATGTGCCCGGTGCGGGGGCTTTTGTGCGGAATCCGAATCGGGAAGACTTGGAAGAACTGTATGTGCTGCGGGATGCGTTAGAAAGCTGCGCGGCGGCAGAGGCGGCCCGGTACATTACGCCGCACCAACTGGATGACCTCGACGCACTGCTGGTCGAGTTTTACGAAATCCGGGAACTGATTCGTGGTCGGAGCGACGGACATGCCACCCCGGCCCAGTTTCATCGCTGGCTCGACTGTGAAGAGGCCTTTCATGAAATCGTGATCGATGCCTCGCGCAATCGGCTGATTGCCAAAGTGATTCGAGAACATCGCGCGGTGTCGACCGTGTTCGAGTCGCAGCGAAACAGTTCCAAACTGCTGACGCTGGAGTTGGCCGAGAAAACCTGTGACAGCAAACAGCAGTTACTGGAAGCGCTCCGCGCCGGCGATGGTCCCCTGGCCCGTGAGGTGATGAGCGCCCAGATTCAACGCGGCTGCCGCGACGTGCTGGCGTTTTTACGACAGCAGGAACGCCGGTCCTGA
- the ltrA gene encoding group II intron reverse transcriptase/maturase → MNRNREQKPTRVPFAAKQVGEASSRWDWVEPCVWTDRMLTALETGVKGGQWFSLIDKVDRDRNLYQAFRRVAANGGAAGVDHVSCERFAERLIPNLRKLSQQLREGNYQPQAIRRQWIPKPGSRELRPLGIPTARDRVVQTALRQVLEPIFERDFAEQSYGFRPGRGCKDALQRVDTLLESGYTYVVDADLKSYFDTIPHDKLMNRVREKISDGQVLTLIEMFLRQQILDDLAEWTPDRGSPQGAVISPLLSNIYLDPLDHLMAGAGIEMVRYADDFVILCRTREDAERALEMVRQWTAEAGLTLHPDKTHIVDMAEGSFDFLGYTFQGRYRFPRKKSLQKFKDSIRQKTRRTNGHSLQCIIAQLNPTLRGWFNYFQHCQPSTYTILDQWVRMRLRSILRKRRKGKGRGRGHDHLRWPNAYFAEQGLFSLKQSHVLASQSSQR, encoded by the coding sequence ATGAACCGAAACAGGGAACAAAAACCGACGCGAGTGCCGTTTGCGGCTAAACAAGTCGGAGAAGCTTCGTCCCGCTGGGACTGGGTAGAACCATGTGTCTGGACAGACCGCATGTTGACGGCCCTCGAAACGGGGGTGAAAGGAGGCCAATGGTTCAGTCTGATCGATAAAGTCGATCGTGATCGAAATTTGTATCAGGCGTTTCGTAGAGTAGCCGCCAACGGCGGTGCAGCTGGTGTGGATCACGTCAGCTGCGAACGCTTCGCCGAGCGATTGATCCCGAACCTGAGAAAGCTGTCGCAACAACTGCGGGAAGGAAACTACCAACCGCAGGCAATCCGGCGACAGTGGATTCCCAAGCCGGGGAGCAGGGAACTGCGTCCTCTGGGGATTCCCACAGCTCGGGATCGGGTGGTGCAGACCGCATTACGCCAAGTGCTGGAACCAATCTTCGAACGGGATTTCGCCGAGCAAAGCTATGGTTTCCGTCCCGGGCGCGGCTGTAAGGATGCGCTACAGCGTGTCGATACGCTGCTCGAAAGCGGTTACACATATGTGGTGGATGCAGATTTGAAGAGCTATTTCGACACAATTCCCCACGATAAGTTGATGAATCGGGTCCGGGAGAAAATCAGCGACGGCCAGGTGCTGACGCTGATCGAGATGTTTCTGCGTCAACAGATTCTAGATGACCTTGCCGAATGGACTCCCGATCGTGGGAGCCCCCAGGGAGCGGTGATCAGCCCGTTGCTCAGCAACATCTATCTCGATCCCCTCGACCATTTGATGGCGGGAGCCGGAATTGAGATGGTCCGTTACGCAGACGACTTCGTGATTTTGTGTCGAACTCGGGAAGACGCCGAGCGAGCTTTGGAGATGGTGCGGCAGTGGACGGCGGAAGCCGGCCTGACGCTGCATCCGGACAAGACTCACATCGTCGACATGGCCGAGGGGAGCTTCGATTTTCTGGGTTACACTTTCCAGGGGCGTTATCGCTTCCCTCGAAAGAAAAGTCTCCAGAAATTCAAAGACTCCATTCGGCAGAAGACGAGGCGGACGAACGGGCATAGCCTTCAATGCATCATTGCACAGCTCAACCCGACGCTACGTGGCTGGTTCAATTATTTTCAACACTGCCAGCCTTCCACGTATACCATCCTGGATCAGTGGGTTCGCATGCGTCTGCGAAGTATACTTCGGAAACGTCGTAAAGGCAAAGGTCGCGGACGAGGACACGATCATTTACGCTGGCCCAATGCTTATTTTGCCGAACAGGGACTGTTCTCCTTGAAACAATCCCATGTTCTGGCCAGTCAATCCTCGCAGAGGTAA
- a CDS encoding carboxypeptidase-like regulatory domain-containing protein: MDLHCQNRIVQVALLVFCVSFAGCGGEASDQPDLGLVQGTVTFEGSPLAGASITFMPDSGRPASGTTDAAGKYELIYIRNTPGCKIGHSKVMITSVSEGENEMEAEGDDAPADAAATTEKLPAKYNTKTELEADVKAGENTIDFDLKK, from the coding sequence ATGGATCTTCATTGCCAAAATCGAATTGTTCAAGTAGCCCTCCTGGTGTTCTGTGTCAGTTTCGCCGGCTGTGGCGGCGAAGCAAGCGATCAACCCGATCTCGGTCTGGTTCAAGGAACGGTCACCTTCGAAGGTTCCCCTCTGGCTGGAGCCTCGATTACCTTCATGCCCGACAGTGGCCGTCCTGCCAGTGGAACCACAGATGCCGCCGGCAAGTATGAATTGATTTACATCCGTAATACCCCCGGCTGCAAAATCGGCCACAGCAAAGTCATGATCACTTCCGTCAGTGAAGGGGAAAATGAAATGGAAGCCGAAGGCGACGACGCACCGGCTGATGCCGCCGCAACAACAGAAAAACTACCCGCGAAATATAACACCAAAACCGAACTCGAAGCCGATGTCAAAGCAGGCGAAAACACGATTGATTTCGACTTGAAGAAATAA
- a CDS encoding DUF1559 domain-containing protein, translating into MKTRKAFTLIELLVVIAIIAILIALLLPAVQQAREAARRSQCKNNLKQIGLALHNYHEAFNILPPGSIVLLNASGTTYNGHGWTWHASILPYLDQGPLYNQIQGPDSSGMGSESGGTTSAKQQLAGQTVLSVFWCPSQPDVTKGVQKGGYSPSNYNGNMGTLIGSSGDNCYSGGISTAAQMAATGGCMGADGIFFISSGVGFRDVTDGLSNTIMVSEVIDSGGDSNMLGGGGSDRKHCFSGGADSNPPTEMTEYLIAAESNDPINSYGEEAAGSYHVGGAHFLMGDGRVKFLSENIDMSTYRAVSTRAKRETLDNFD; encoded by the coding sequence ATGAAAACTCGAAAAGCATTTACCCTAATTGAGCTACTGGTTGTGATCGCGATTATCGCGATTTTAATCGCTCTGTTGTTACCCGCCGTCCAACAGGCTCGCGAAGCAGCACGCCGTTCTCAGTGCAAAAACAACCTGAAGCAGATCGGCCTGGCACTGCACAACTACCATGAAGCATTCAACATTCTGCCGCCGGGCAGTATCGTTCTACTCAACGCTTCGGGAACGACCTACAATGGTCATGGCTGGACCTGGCACGCCAGCATTCTACCTTACCTTGATCAGGGTCCGCTTTACAACCAGATCCAGGGCCCCGATTCAAGCGGTATGGGGTCCGAATCTGGCGGCACAACCAGTGCCAAACAGCAACTGGCCGGACAGACCGTATTGTCTGTCTTCTGGTGCCCGTCACAGCCTGATGTTACTAAAGGAGTCCAGAAAGGCGGATACTCTCCCTCCAACTATAACGGAAACATGGGAACGCTGATCGGTAGCTCGGGTGACAACTGCTACAGCGGCGGAATCTCCACAGCCGCCCAGATGGCAGCCACCGGCGGTTGCATGGGCGCGGACGGCATCTTCTTTATCAGCAGTGGCGTCGGATTCCGTGACGTAACTGATGGTCTGTCAAATACCATCATGGTCAGTGAAGTCATCGACTCTGGTGGAGACTCTAATATGCTCGGAGGTGGCGGCAGTGACCGGAAACACTGTTTCTCCGGAGGAGCCGACAGCAACCCGCCTACAGAAATGACCGAATACCTGATCGCAGCAGAAAGCAACGATCCGATCAACTCCTACGGCGAAGAAGCGGCTGGCAGCTACCATGTCGGCGGCGCCCACTTCCTGATGGGTGACGGACGCGTCAAGTTCCTCTCCGAGAATATTGACATGTCGACCTACCGCGCTGTCAGTACCCGGGCCAAACGGGAAACCCTCGACAACTTCGATTGA
- a CDS encoding type II secretion system protein GspG produces MLRRLLRTLTIALLCGFVIFVILFVAAWYDLRKYRDFSSRQGSTRHLMRGVELLIEKYQKEHGSLPQKLTDLPDANQIWSTPDGIPADAWDRAFQYHPRETSYELFSFGSDGKVGGIGLNADLYLDERNRKKSMVTFSQYLLSSDDSEARRNTFLHVGTMAGGFVALYIFCVLWTLERADDRMTPRHLILFAGAIVLISSAIGLFLLPVHLSSGH; encoded by the coding sequence ATGCTTCGACGACTGCTCCGCACTCTGACGATTGCCCTGCTCTGTGGCTTCGTCATCTTCGTGATTCTGTTCGTGGCGGCCTGGTATGATCTCCGTAAATATCGCGACTTTTCCAGCCGGCAAGGCTCCACACGCCACCTCATGCGAGGTGTAGAGTTGTTGATTGAGAAGTATCAGAAAGAGCATGGTTCGCTGCCTCAAAAACTAACCGATCTTCCCGATGCAAATCAAATCTGGAGTACGCCCGACGGGATACCGGCGGATGCCTGGGATCGTGCCTTCCAGTATCATCCTCGGGAGACTTCGTACGAGCTGTTCTCATTCGGCAGCGACGGGAAAGTGGGAGGCATCGGTCTGAATGCCGATCTCTATCTGGATGAACGAAATCGTAAAAAGTCGATGGTAACCTTCAGCCAATATCTTTTGTCGAGCGACGATAGCGAAGCCCGCCGAAACACCTTCTTACATGTCGGTACAATGGCTGGCGGCTTTGTTGCGCTCTATATCTTTTGCGTGCTTTGGACTTTGGAAAGAGCCGATGATCGGATGACACCGCGCCATTTGATTCTGTTTGCCGGGGCCATTGTTCTCATTTCCTCAGCGATCGGCCTGTTTCTGCTCCCCGTGCACCTTTCCAGTGGGCATTGA
- the ltrA gene encoding group II intron reverse transcriptase/maturase translates to MNRNREQKPTRVPFAAKQVGEASSRWDWVEPCVWTDRMLTALETGVKGGQWFSLIDKVDRDRNLYQAFRRVAANGGAAGVDHVSCERFAERLIPNLRKLSQQLREGNYQPQAIRRQWIPKPGSRELRPLGIHTARDRVVQTALRQVLEPIFERDFAEQSYGFRPGRGCKDALQRVDTLLESGYTYVVDADLKSYFDTIPHDKLMNRVREKISDGQVLTLIEMFLRQQILDDLAEWTPDRGSPQGAVISPLLSNIYLDPLDHLMAGAGIEMVRYADDFVILCRTREDAERALEMVRQWTAEAGLTLHPDKTHIVDMAEGSFDFLGYTFQGRYRFPRKKSLQKFKDSIRQKTRRTNGHSLQCIIAQLNPTLRGWFNYFQHCQPSTYTILDQWVRMRLRSILRKRRKGKGRGRGHDHLRWPNAYFAEQGLFSLKQSHVLASQSSQR, encoded by the coding sequence ATGAACCGAAACAGGGAACAAAAACCGACGCGAGTGCCGTTTGCGGCTAAACAAGTCGGAGAAGCTTCGTCCCGCTGGGACTGGGTAGAACCATGTGTCTGGACAGACCGCATGTTGACGGCCCTCGAAACGGGGGTGAAAGGAGGCCAATGGTTCAGTCTGATCGATAAAGTCGATCGTGATCGAAATTTGTATCAGGCGTTTCGTAGAGTAGCCGCCAACGGCGGTGCAGCTGGTGTGGATCACGTCAGCTGCGAACGCTTCGCCGAGCGATTGATCCCGAACCTGAGAAAGCTGTCGCAACAACTGCGGGAAGGAAACTACCAACCGCAGGCAATCCGGCGACAGTGGATTCCCAAGCCGGGGAGCAGGGAACTGCGTCCTCTGGGGATTCACACAGCTCGGGATCGGGTGGTGCAGACCGCATTACGCCAAGTGCTGGAACCAATCTTCGAACGGGATTTCGCCGAGCAAAGCTATGGTTTCCGTCCCGGGCGCGGCTGTAAGGATGCGCTACAGCGTGTCGATACGCTGCTCGAAAGCGGTTACACATATGTGGTGGATGCAGATTTGAAGAGCTATTTCGACACAATTCCCCACGATAAGTTGATGAATCGGGTCCGGGAGAAAATCAGCGACGGCCAGGTGCTGACGCTGATCGAGATGTTTCTGCGTCAACAGATTCTAGATGACCTTGCCGAATGGACTCCCGATCGTGGGAGCCCCCAGGGAGCGGTGATCAGCCCGTTGCTCAGCAACATCTATCTCGATCCCCTCGACCATTTGATGGCGGGAGCCGGAATTGAGATGGTCCGTTACGCAGACGACTTCGTGATTTTGTGTCGAACTCGGGAAGACGCCGAGCGAGCTTTGGAGATGGTGCGGCAGTGGACGGCGGAAGCCGGCCTGACGCTGCATCCGGACAAGACTCACATCGTCGACATGGCCGAGGGGAGCTTCGATTTTCTGGGTTACACTTTCCAGGGGCGTTATCGCTTCCCTCGAAAGAAAAGTCTCCAGAAATTCAAAGACTCCATTCGGCAGAAGACGAGGCGGACGAACGGGCATAGCCTTCAATGCATCATTGCACAGCTCAACCCGACGCTACGTGGCTGGTTCAATTATTTTCAACACTGCCAGCCTTCCACGTATACCATCCTGGATCAGTGGGTTCGCATGCGTCTGCGAAGTATACTTCGGAAACGTCGTAAAGGCAAAGGTCGCGGACGAGGACACGATCATTTACGCTGGCCCAATGCTTATTTTGCCGAACAGGGACTGTTCTCCTTGAAACAATCCCATGTTCTGGCCAGTCAATCCTCGCAGAGGTAA
- a CDS encoding IS110 family RNA-guided transposase, whose translation MHQHNTEDVGIDISKSKFDVSFPDRSKSVVYHYTPAGMKKFIATLMKLQPKRVCLEATGNWENRLVACLHKHQIPVSVVNPRLIRDFARAKNQLAKTDEIDARIIREYAQVMDPRLTPPLTDAQRKMREFTSRREQTSKIIIQEKNRLETIMDQDVIELIQQSIDFHKEQLRQIEKELKALINADEESRKRSKILQSVPGIASITAALLISDLPELGTLNRKQISRLVGVAPTNRDSGTMRGRRTIGGGRVRIRNGLYMPTVTALRHNPIISAFYKRLVKNGKPKMVALVAAMHKLLIILNTMVKEGKQWEANVRNS comes from the coding sequence ATGCATCAGCATAACACAGAAGACGTTGGAATTGATATTTCAAAGTCCAAATTTGATGTCAGTTTCCCAGATCGTTCCAAGTCCGTCGTTTATCACTACACACCAGCGGGGATGAAAAAGTTCATCGCCACACTCATGAAGCTTCAGCCAAAACGAGTTTGTCTGGAAGCAACCGGCAACTGGGAAAACAGGCTGGTTGCCTGTCTGCACAAGCACCAGATTCCTGTTTCGGTTGTCAATCCACGTCTGATCCGGGACTTTGCCCGGGCGAAGAATCAACTGGCCAAGACCGATGAGATTGACGCGCGTATTATCAGGGAATATGCCCAGGTGATGGACCCGCGGCTCACGCCACCTTTAACAGATGCCCAGCGAAAAATGCGTGAATTTACTTCTCGTCGGGAACAGACCAGCAAGATCATCATCCAGGAAAAGAACCGTCTGGAGACTATCATGGACCAGGACGTCATCGAACTGATTCAGCAATCCATTGACTTCCACAAAGAACAGCTCAGGCAGATCGAGAAGGAACTCAAGGCACTGATAAACGCCGATGAAGAGTCCCGCAAACGTTCGAAAATCCTGCAATCGGTACCAGGCATCGCCAGTATCACGGCGGCCCTGCTCATCTCTGATCTGCCGGAACTGGGAACTCTGAATCGGAAACAGATCTCACGGTTAGTCGGTGTCGCTCCCACGAACCGTGACAGCGGAACCATGAGGGGAAGACGGACGATTGGCGGCGGACGAGTCCGGATCAGGAACGGATTATACATGCCCACAGTCACAGCTCTGAGGCACAACCCGATCATCAGTGCGTTCTATAAACGACTCGTCAAAAACGGAAAGCCAAAAATGGTCGCACTCGTGGCCGCCATGCACAAACTGCTCATCATTCTCAACACCATGGTCAAAGAAGGAAAACAATGGGAGGCAAACGTGAGAAATTCCTGA
- a CDS encoding DUF4132 domain-containing protein, which translates to MEYSLRADELYRQLLDEAKDKDVYSFDDLASLPSVKSLLKAKKDLQKDFIFLAFGLRYHDRNSADWPESLQKLYESLPDQRPDNSKTPVHVAARLLRRSLPFTMQEYAWLADCCAQSRGLDEYNHPQIYAFVSHILSSLKKSGAEPDEQLNQALSGLSERLLKINTGAAFNLNKKFQILITDPGKFPLQPGEAWSDAALADSQQMNDSQRNAWGTLLAHCQTASAGKPSDKWLKTAESLLAKLGQESFIKSLLVWFPLVDQPRTKTLGRNNWSPDPNLMLIDIHADTLKGLVWCCSLVEDPRLARAIAALAISTYKKVPGVGARAVKVGNACVWSLGQIPSDVALSQLAFLKVKVKFGTAQIGIEKALNATAERMKVPRDEIEEMGVPAYGLTDIGQLEEPLGEFTAQLNITGTTTTQLVWIKPDGKTQKSVPAAVKKEFPEELKELKASAKDIQKMLPAQRERIDNLFLEQKEWPFKTWKERYLDHPLVGTLARRIIWQFKTDDEVVAGIWRDDKIVDQESNPLEHLNENTIVELWHPIGKRTETILAWREWLEQHEIQQPFKQAHREVYLLTDAERNTNVYSNRYAAHIIKQHQFNALCAARGWKNQLRLMVDDAYFPAMKLLPKWDLRVEFWVEGVGDNYGVDTNETGTYLYLATDQVRFYPLTAAQRTAHASGGGYDTWGIEGSDTPIELTEIPPLVLSELMWDVDLFVGVSSVANDPTWSDGGPEGRYIDYWHRYSFGDLTESANTRKEILERLVPRLKIAKQCSFEDKYLVVEGSLRTYKIHLGSSNILMSPNDAYLCIVRKQSIANKSSESLFLPFEGDNMLSIILSKAFLLADDTKISDPTIVSQIKAGR; encoded by the coding sequence ATGGAATATTCTCTTCGCGCTGATGAACTCTACCGGCAATTACTGGATGAAGCAAAAGACAAGGACGTTTACAGTTTCGACGATCTTGCCAGTCTCCCCTCGGTGAAATCGCTCCTGAAAGCTAAAAAAGACCTGCAGAAAGACTTTATCTTTCTGGCATTCGGGTTGAGATATCATGATCGCAACTCTGCAGACTGGCCGGAGAGTCTGCAAAAGTTATATGAGTCACTGCCGGACCAAAGACCTGACAATTCAAAAACACCAGTTCATGTGGCTGCCCGGCTATTACGTCGAAGCCTGCCTTTCACAATGCAGGAATATGCCTGGCTGGCAGATTGTTGCGCCCAGTCCAGAGGGCTCGACGAGTATAACCATCCGCAGATTTATGCCTTTGTCAGTCACATTCTCAGTTCTCTGAAAAAGTCAGGCGCAGAACCCGATGAGCAACTCAACCAAGCTCTGTCCGGACTGTCTGAGCGACTGCTGAAAATTAATACCGGGGCCGCGTTCAATCTTAACAAAAAATTTCAGATCCTCATCACCGATCCTGGCAAGTTTCCTCTGCAGCCGGGAGAAGCCTGGTCGGACGCGGCGCTGGCTGACAGTCAACAGATGAACGATTCTCAACGAAATGCCTGGGGCACATTACTGGCTCATTGCCAGACCGCTTCGGCAGGCAAGCCCTCGGACAAATGGCTGAAAACAGCAGAATCGCTCCTCGCTAAACTGGGCCAGGAATCATTCATCAAGTCGCTGCTAGTCTGGTTTCCCCTGGTTGATCAACCCCGTACGAAAACGTTGGGGAGAAATAATTGGAGCCCCGATCCCAATCTGATGCTGATCGATATACACGCAGATACGCTCAAGGGATTGGTCTGGTGCTGTAGTCTGGTTGAAGATCCCCGGCTGGCACGCGCGATCGCGGCCTTAGCCATTTCCACTTATAAAAAAGTTCCCGGCGTGGGTGCCCGCGCGGTCAAAGTGGGCAATGCCTGTGTCTGGTCTCTGGGTCAGATCCCCAGCGACGTGGCCCTCAGCCAATTGGCGTTTCTGAAAGTGAAGGTCAAATTCGGAACCGCACAAATTGGCATCGAGAAAGCCCTGAATGCGACCGCCGAGCGCATGAAAGTCCCCCGGGATGAGATCGAAGAAATGGGGGTTCCCGCTTACGGGCTGACAGACATCGGGCAGTTGGAAGAACCACTGGGAGAGTTCACCGCCCAACTCAATATTACGGGGACCACCACGACACAACTGGTCTGGATCAAACCGGACGGCAAAACGCAAAAGTCCGTTCCCGCAGCCGTCAAAAAAGAGTTTCCGGAAGAGCTCAAAGAACTCAAAGCCAGCGCCAAAGACATCCAAAAGATGCTGCCCGCACAACGAGAACGCATCGACAATCTGTTCCTGGAACAGAAAGAATGGCCCTTTAAAACGTGGAAAGAACGATATCTTGATCATCCCCTGGTCGGAACACTGGCCCGGCGGATCATCTGGCAGTTCAAGACAGACGACGAAGTTGTCGCGGGGATTTGGCGGGATGACAAAATTGTGGACCAGGAAAGTAATCCCCTCGAACATCTGAATGAAAATACCATAGTTGAACTCTGGCATCCCATCGGAAAGCGAACGGAAACGATTCTGGCGTGGCGGGAATGGCTGGAGCAGCACGAAATTCAACAACCCTTCAAGCAGGCCCATCGCGAAGTCTATCTGCTTACCGACGCAGAACGGAATACGAACGTTTATTCCAATCGCTACGCGGCGCATATCATCAAGCAGCATCAGTTCAACGCGCTGTGCGCAGCCCGAGGCTGGAAAAACCAGTTGCGGCTGATGGTTGATGATGCCTACTTTCCTGCTATGAAACTGCTTCCCAAATGGGACTTGCGCGTCGAGTTCTGGGTGGAAGGCGTGGGAGACAACTATGGAGTTGACACAAACGAAACCGGCACGTATCTCTATCTCGCCACCGATCAGGTCCGGTTTTATCCGCTGACGGCAGCACAACGCACCGCGCACGCCAGCGGCGGTGGGTATGACACCTGGGGAATAGAAGGGAGTGACACCCCGATCGAATTAACCGAAATCCCCCCATTGGTGCTCAGCGAATTAATGTGGGACGTCGATCTGTTCGTCGGCGTGTCTTCCGTCGCCAACGATCCGACCTGGTCCGATGGCGGGCCCGAAGGACGTTACATCGATTACTGGCATAGATACTCATTCGGTGATTTAACCGAATCTGCCAATACCCGGAAGGAAATCCTGGAACGGCTGGTTCCACGGCTCAAAATCGCAAAGCAATGTTCGTTCGAAGATAAATACCTGGTGGTGGAAGGATCGCTGCGGACATACAAAATTCACCTGGGCAGCAGCAATATTTTAATGTCTCCCAACGATGCCTATCTTTGTATCGTTCGCAAACAGTCGATTGCCAACAAAAGCTCAGAAAGTCTGTTTCTTCCCTTTGAAGGAGATAACATGCTTTCAATCATTCTCAGCAAAGCCTTCCTGCTGGCAGACGACACAAAGATCTCAGACCCCACGATCGTCAGCCAGATTAAAGCCGGACGATAG